AGCAGTAACCATGTTGTTGTGCTGCCCGTCTACCTCGCCAACAACCAATCCGGCATCCTTGATCGAGCTTTTTGCATCCGCTAGGACTTTACCCGCCACGTCAGGCACAGATACAGGGCTGTAATATTCATAGGCGCCCATATCGATACCTGCTTCTTGGGGTCGAGGCACTCCATCAATATCCGTTGATGGAATATCTTCTCCGTCAGATGTGCCCACATCAATGCAGGGCGAAGTGGAGCGCAGGCTGTAATCGCCCGCCGAGGGATTTACAAAGTCGGGATCGCCGACAATATTCCCCGATCCGTCATAAGCAGTGCTAAGACAAGAATAGCTCACGCTTGTTTCGTCTGCGTCATTTGGATAATTACCCCAGAGGATGCAGTTGGTCGCCGTGCCGTCAAGCATCCCGCCGCCGGAGGAGGCCCTATTGCCGGTGAAGGTACAGTTGGTCGCCGTGCCGTCACACATCCCGCCGCCGCCGCCGCCCTCAGCCTTATTGCCGGTGAAGCTACAGTTGGTCGCCGTGCCTTCATACATCCCGCCGCCAGTGGTGGCCGTATTGTCACTGAAGCTACAGTGGATCGCCATGCCCTCATACATTCCGCCGCCATAGACAGCCGTATTGCCGGTGAAGGTACAGTTGGCCGCCGTGCCGGAAGACATCCCGCCGCCGGATTCAGCCTTTCCATTTTGCAAGGTGAAGCCGTCTATGAAGCAACCGCTGTTTGAAGTCACACAGCGCCGTTCTCCCTCACCGTCAATGACAGTGGGGTTGGTTTTCCAATTACGTTGGTCGCGATCGCTTTCCGTACCTGCAAAACCGCCCAGCATGACGGTTCCCGTATTTAATCGGACCACATTATCTCCGGAAGCGGAGGTGTAAATACCCTTGGCGACCCAGATTTCGCCTCCGTATCCCGTCTTGTCCGCCGCCGCCTGGAGGGTGGGGTAGGCAGTCGCCCAACTCAGCCCGTCCGGATTGACAGCGGCGGAGGCGCAGTCGACC
This DNA window, taken from Candidatus Hydrogenedentota bacterium, encodes the following:
- a CDS encoding PASTA domain-containing protein; translated protein: VGTATNCILWGNSPNDVFELPNAAYQTSVSYSCLSTAYDGTGNIVGNPDFVNPSAGDFRLRSTSPCINTGTSDGAPAADILGRSRPQGAVLDMGAYEHIPQDDNDAVEPPVLLRVDCASAAVNPDGLSWATAYPTLQAAADKTGYGGEIWVAKGIYTSASGDNVVRLNTGTVMLGGFAGTESDRDQRNWKTNPTVIDGEGERRCVTSNSGCFIDGFTLQNGKAESGGGMSSGTAANCTFTGNTAVYGGGMYEGMAIHCSFSDNTATTGGGMYEGTATNCSFTGNKAEGGGGGGMCDGTATNCTFTGNRASSGGGMLDGTATNCILWGNYPNDADETSVSYSCLSTAYDGSGNIVGDPDFVNPSAGDYSLRSTSPCIDVGTSDGEDIPSTDIDGVPRPQEAGIDMGAYEYYSPVSVPDVAGKVLADAKSSIKDAGLVVGEVDGQHNNMVTAGSVIIQDPAAGAGVYRGRPVDLIISLGPELF